Below is a genomic region from Raphanus sativus cultivar WK10039 chromosome 4, ASM80110v3, whole genome shotgun sequence.
aaaaaaactctggtTTGTCCCTGTAGTCTTGTGTCTACAGGtcttgtttcattttattttcttacttaTGGTCGTGTAAATGGTTTGTATTATGCGTGACGATTAACTTGGTTGTTTGCAATAAAGTTCGACTTGGGACTATTTGTGTAGTTAGGTACTTCCTAAAGTGCATTGTAGAAAATTAGATATACTACTCGAAGTATCTTCGTGTACGTGTTCGAGTCCGAGCCGGTATGCATCCGTTTTACCCGGTCCAAGTACTGATttagtttcaaatttcaaatttatttagtaaACCGGATCGAATTGTACGGTTAAGTCTGGCCGGACCGGTTCTCTTTTTTCTTCGTCATTATCCGAGAGAACTAAACGACGAGTGGTGTCAGTCTGGGGTGTTCGTCGGATAAAAGGCTAATCGAAGAGTGTTTTGCATTTGCGAATCGAATTAAAGGTGAAATACAAAGAAGGGAGCAAAGATCGAAACGGACGAGAGAAACTTGAAACAGTTAATTCGTTAATGGTAAGAAGTCTTAGATGTTCTGTTAtttgtctttgtttcttcttagattttttttcccaGCTGTTCTGAATGTTTTCATCAATTGTCTAGTTTGCCACCAAGTGAACtggtttctcttttttttttttttttttgaattgaatgttaaatttaattcaaaagaaaaaaagacctTGCTTACAATTATATGTGTTCTTTTCTAATCTTTTCTAATCTTTCTATAcaagaaaagaaattaaacaaaatcaaactcTATTGCTTCAAACTCTTCCTCCCCTTTCGACTTCACAATCTAGTGCTGAACCAATAAGCCATCCCTTCTTTATAGTCTTTATCACCTCTTCTCTGAATCACAGTAAGTTGGTTTCTTAGATTCTTATCTAGCCTTTTTGTCAAGACTCCTACAGGAGTTGCTTCCTCCCCATGCCTCCTTCTATTTCGCTCCCTCCAAATAGAGTGGACTGCTGATTGAAATAGATACCTCATAATAAACTTCTGGATTCTATCCCAATCCAAACCATTAGACAGCATCCTCACAATCTCTATCCAATCAACAGAATACTTTTCCTTGAATATACTTCTAGTTAGACCTCCCCAAATCTCCCGCGAGTAGGCGCATTCAAAGAAGAGATGGCCTATAGTCTCCAGTGGCGCTTTACAGAAAACACATGATACATCAACACTCCCATTCCAATGTTGCATTCTTTCTCCTGTCGTTAGCCTTCCTTTCATAGCAATCCAGGTAACAACAGAGTATTTTGGTGTAGCATGCTTAAACCATATCGCTTGATGCCAATGACAAGAAGGGTGGTTTTCTCTTATACTCAGCCATGTATCTTTTGTAGAGAACTTCTTCTTATAGACTATAGTTTCCTTTCCCATTTTTCCACAAGgagatatcttcttcctcttctttccaATTTGTTTTGAACTTCTCAATCTCAGTCTCAATTCTGTTAAGAATTTGAGATCGATGATGTTTCCTTCTATGTCTCAAGCAGTCCTCCACTTTAGCATTCAACATGATACCCAAAGCGATATGACTCCCCTCTCCTGCAACTTCTTTTAAACAACCCAAAGAGCTCCACCTCTCATGCCAAAAGAAAGTATTACTGCCACTACAAACCTCCACTCTGTAAAACTGTTTCGCAATCTCTCTGCTTTTGAGTATTTTTCTCCATATCCAGGATCCACTTTGCGAATTCTCCTTTACCGTCCAAAATGAGCCTTCTCTGATAAGATAAACTGGTTTCTTATCAGAGAAACTGGTTTCTCATATCTCCCGAATctgttagattaaaaaaaaaaaaaagaaaactttattCTTTTGAATATCTGTTGGTTTAGTCTACTTCTATCGATTTCAACGTGCATTCTCTTCAGGTGGTGATGATCATCAAGGGTATATTCAGGAGATATGAGAAATGGAATCCCGTTCATCCCACTTATGGAGCCTTTTGGGGAATGGGGATTGGCATTGGCTGCGGCGTCGGATGGGGACCTGGTTTTGGCCCTGAGGTCATTGGCTACGTAGGTGCTGGCTGCGGTGTTGGTTTCAGTGTTGGCATTACACTCGCTGGTCTCGGCATTGGTCTCCCCACAAACCTTCTTCTTGCAGCTCCTTATAACAGTAAcacatatcttcttcttctcgcaGCTCCTCCTTACAAGTATTATTCTTTCGTCTGCTAAACTTCTCTGTTTCAGCTGTAGAAGCAACTAGGAAGGGTGCTTTTAAGTTGTTTGGTAATAGTCTATCAGTTGATGATTGGAGCGATGTTTTGCCTGGGTTGCAGAGACAAGTCGGTGAGATGTGTTCTGGTTTTAGCAAGAAGCCGCCTCGCTTAGATGATGCCATTGACTTAAAAAGCTTGCCTTTGTTCATTCCACATGATTGTGGAAGATCTGGGAGCCATCTTCTCCATATGCGGCGCAAAGGTACACATTTCACTCTCTAAATTTTCTTTctctatcaatgttttcaaaagttCTTCTCTTGTCACTACTGGTAAGACATATTGTTGTATTAAGATGTT
It encodes:
- the LOC108851809 gene encoding cadmium-induced protein AS8, whose translation is MVVMIIKGIFRRYEKWNPVHPTYGAFWGMGIGIGCGVGWGPGFGPEVIGYVGAGCGVGFSVGITLAGLGIGLPTNLLLAAPYNTVEATRKGAFKLFGNSLSVDDWSDVLPGLQRQVGEMCSGFSKKPPRLDDAIDLKSLPLFIPHDCGRSGSHLLHMRRKGLEDKNHGGSSAM